A single window of Helicobacter pylori NCTC 11637 = CCUG 17874 = ATCC 43504 = JCM 12093 DNA harbors:
- a CDS encoding SNF2-related protein yields the protein MQKKKAKNPQPNLFSILDNSDIATNNPIEESDKANEIQDPLPYVVKTQINRASMISRNPIEWAKYLSFEKRIYKDNSKEDVNFFANGQIKESSRIYEANKQGFERRITKRYDLIDTINNKEFFSKEIEILTHTNSLEELKEQGLEIQLTHHSETHKKTLENGNEISKEYDHLKDIYQEVERTKDGGLVREIIPSISSAECFKLYDKLPFESINNENAKLNTNDNEEVKKLEFELAKEAHTLILEQQLLSATDYYSWIDKDDYASFAWKMHRLINEDKLKENHLSADNANKIKQFFFNNGFILGWTKEEQSAIQENRDYSLRSALLSLKEIAQAKIELQKYYESVYVNGDGNKREIKPFKEILRDTNNFEKAYKERYNKLVSLNEAIIQAKEGGNEQQKSSANNNNPIKNTIETNTSNNIIQNNDNNHPNLSVADLELEQQNLGEPNGKEKTNRADEPSRARAGIPQEIHRRSEPRGQQEGVERSSDEDLSHQDSSLFTEPREQGGTRGVYRSSDQQAVSEKSHRERDRIHEHVSRGDGVSARADARANSNGASSQASRMENGTRSEEKGDNPNDERGIPQTPQSPSHQQNSSRDLGLSLSREQPGQTGRLRLFDHGQMGSLFPTDHENQRKRSDNELDRRSDRANENGDKSPRQDGSANQEGARSERYGIAQGSSNQSVLPLAQSRLHHAGLSTPNGLGNLEENRDQKRGLLSNLDHLESLLNAIRNNTIASEPDFRSRLLEAIQNNEPLKDSLVGAQLLKDPTTKIFYDKFQLRISPKKVLEILENRLKKSIETTNETLNAFNALDSQAIDLNAISNSVGLNPTQERKITDNSVELNNAQEQIAQEQDTQENAPTTTKQETPITPAIPLNPKIDFKPSEEVLIKGSKTRYKANIKAIELLKELQAKQEILKGDYYATLKEQEILAQFSGWGGLESYFKKAQHPEEFKELNALLTKDEFRTAYLSARDAYYTPKLVIDSIYQALDQLGFNNDNHQKEIFEPSLGTGKFIAHAPSDKNYRFMGTELDPISASISKFLYPNQVIQNTALENHQFYQDYDAFIGNPPYGNHKIYSSNDKELSNESIHNYFLGKAIKELKDDGIGAFVVSSWFMDAKNPKMREHIAKNATFLGAIRLPNSVFKGTGAEVTSDIVFFKKGVEKTTNQSFTKAMPYYDKIIDSLDDDTLFALQNNRFDSFIPSDQLKIVNAIASHFGFKQEKLQRWYEKIDTANFGYKEQDYEIIKDFMDKVGKNNINLNEQTLNEYFTHHPENILGHLSLEKTRYSFETNGEQIYKYELQALEDKSLDLSQALNQAIEKLPKDVYKYHKTTLKTDALIIDANNERYQEVQKLIKNLERGELVKWDNLYFQLEQNNEMGIFLKPTKINSKVQDSRLKAFFKIKDALNDLTSAELNPLSSDLELESKRVRLNLVYDEFVKKFGYLNENKNRKDIKQDLYGAKVLGLEKDFEKEITPRSAKMQNIEPRQAQAKKAQIFFERTLNPKKELIITNAKEALIASINQKGCLDLHFIRDHFTTQSLETTIKELLEQKLIYKDHKDNGGYILANDYLSGNVKRKLKEVKEAINQGVERLEANVKDLELIIPKDLKATEIMANINSPWIPTQYLEEFLIELSANHYEKQYGDKMTDYQLGNLKEDIKVEHLSGAYEVSIRSNELNELYGIRHKDKAHSYKAPFESLLNKVLNNKDLSVKYAQVDPNDPKKEIFITDEEQSNLARQKAEELKEAFKDWIYKDYTRRTHLEQIYNDTFNNSVLKTYDGSQLELEGFNQYISLRPHQKNAIFRTIQDRAVCLDHQVGAGKTLCTIASCMEQKRMGLVNKTLIAVPNHLTKQWGDEFYKAYPNANVLVVDSKDTTEKERELLFNQIANNNYDAVIIAHTHLELLSNPRGIIEELKEEELVNAEKNFERQELAYKNNPRETKKPNERAFKNKLDKIRAKYDAILEKQGSHIDISQMGIDNLIVDEAHLFKNLAFETSMEKIAGLGNQQGSNRTRDLFIKTRYLHQNDKKIMFLTGTPIANSLSEMYHLQRYLTPDVLKERGLEFFDDWAKTYGEVVNDFELDTSAQSYKMVNRFSKFSDVQGLSAMYRAFADIVSNDDILKHNPHFVPKVYGDKPINVVVKRSEEVAQFIGVADENGKYNEGSIIDRMQKCEGKKSQKGQDNILSCTTDARKVALDYRLIDPNAKVEKEFSKSYAMAKNIYENYLETHATKGTQLGFIGLSTPKTHSQKVSLEALDNAHETENKNPLDETQELLESLSSYDENGNLIAPSKKELENELKEKGAKSVNLDEEIAKGCSFDVYSDVLRHLVQMGIPQNEIAFIHDAKTEEQKQDLFKKLNRGGVRVLLGSPAKMGVGTNMQERLVAMHELDCPWRPDELLQMEGRGIRQGNILHQNDPENFRMKIYRYATEKTYDSRMWQIIETKSKGIEQFRNAHKLGLNELEDFNMGSSNASEMKAEATGNPLIIEEVKLRAEIKSEEAKYKAFHKENYFNEENLKNNSSKLDYLKQELKDLETLQSSIIIPTHTEIKLYDLKNEESKDYELIKVKEVEPLKENASMSEELTHKKLKEQNKQIAEQNKEKLDAIKKQFASNLNDLFFNEERDCKLLEYKGFVVNAYKTKYQVEFSLSPKDNPNIAYSPSNMVYKNDTNQLFSSYNFCAEIKFDGFLKRLDNAITKLPEKIKELENSIETTQENIAKYTRLVEQKPSYPRLEYLQALKWDHKTLIDDLAKMSKDRDYKPVFNPKSKEVLEKMNAEKRASLVDESKEQGVKGNTKSHDEIELATEQVIEKEIEKGAEIIYSKEVATTNNVDYYKNEQEVEITKSRGRR from the coding sequence ATGCAAAAAAAGAAAGCTAAAAACCCACAACCGAATTTGTTTAGCATCTTAGATAATAGCGATATTGCAACAAACAATCCTATTGAAGAATCAGACAAGGCCAATGAAATACAAGATCCACTCCCTTATGTCGTGAAAACGCAAATCAATAGAGCAAGCATGATTTCTAGAAATCCTATTGAATGGGCAAAGTATTTAAGCTTTGAAAAACGAATATATAAGGATAATAGTAAAGAAGATGTCAATTTCTTTGCCAATGGTCAGATAAAAGAAAGTTCTCGTATTTATGAAGCGAATAAGCAAGGGTTTGAAAGGCGCATCACTAAAAGATACGATCTGATTGACACTATAAACAACAAAGAGTTTTTTTCAAAAGAAATTGAAATTCTAACCCACACAAACAGCTTAGAAGAATTGAAAGAACAAGGTTTAGAAATCCAATTGACCCACCATAGTGAAACGCATAAGAAAACCTTAGAAAATGGCAATGAAATCTCTAAAGAATACGACCACCTTAAAGATATTTATCAAGAAGTAGAAAGAACAAAAGATGGTGGATTGGTAAGAGAAATAATCCCTAGTATTTCTAGCGCTGAGTGTTTCAAGCTCTATGACAAACTGCCTTTTGAATCAATAAACAATGAAAATGCCAAACTGAACACTAACGACAATGAAGAAGTCAAAAAACTAGAATTTGAATTAGCTAAAGAAGCGCATACTTTAATCCTAGAGCAACAATTGCTTTCAGCAACAGATTATTATTCTTGGATAGATAAAGATGATTATGCGTCTTTTGCTTGGAAAATGCATAGGCTTATCAATGAAGATAAACTCAAAGAAAACCATCTCAGCGCAGATAACGCTAATAAGATTAAGCAATTTTTCTTTAATAATGGTTTTATTTTAGGCTGGACTAAAGAAGAGCAAAGCGCTATACAAGAAAACAGAGATTATTCTTTGAGAAGCGCTCTTTTAAGTTTAAAAGAAATCGCTCAAGCAAAAATTGAATTGCAAAAATACTATGAAAGCGTTTATGTTAATGGTGATGGGAATAAAAGAGAAATCAAGCCTTTTAAAGAAATTTTAAGAGACACCAACAATTTTGAAAAAGCTTATAAGGAGCGTTATAACAAATTGGTAAGCTTGAATGAAGCAATCATTCAAGCTAAAGAGGGTGGTAATGAGCAACAAAAATCTAGTGCAAATAACAATAACCCTATTAAAAATACAATAGAGACTAATACTTCTAACAATATTATTCAAAATAATGATAATAATCATCCAAATTTAAGCGTTGCTGATTTAGAATTAGAGCAACAGAATTTAGGAGAACCAAATGGAAAAGAAAAAACAAATCGCGCAGATGAGCCGAGCAGAGCTAGAGCAGGAATTCCGCAAGAAATTCACCGCAGAAGCGAACCTAGAGGACAGCAAGAGGGAGTGGAGCGATCGAGTGATGAAGATCTTTCGCACCAAGACTCTAGTTTATTTACTGAGCCTAGAGAGCAGGGAGGAACAAGAGGAGTTTATAGATCTAGCGACCAACAGGCAGTTTCAGAAAAATCCCATAGAGAGCGAGATAGAATACATGAACATGTATCTAGAGGAGATGGAGTATCAGCAAGAGCGGATGCAAGAGCAAATAGCAATGGAGCATCAAGCCAAGCAAGCCGAATGGAAAATGGAACAAGAAGCGAAGAAAAGGGGGATAATCCCAATGATGAGAGAGGAATACCACAGACACCGCAATCCCCATCTCATCAACAAAATAGCTCCAGAGATTTGGGGCTTTCTCTCTCTAGAGAACAGCCAGGACAGACTGGACGCTTACGCCTTTTTGATCATGGACAGATGGGCTCATTATTTCCCACAGACCATGAAAACCAAAGAAAAAGGAGCGATAATGAGCTTGATAGACGCAGTGATAGAGCAAACGAAAATGGAGATAAAAGCCCTAGACAGGATGGAAGCGCAAATCAAGAGGGCGCAAGGAGTGAGCGATATGGAATTGCTCAAGGAAGCTCAAATCAATCAGTATTACCACTTGCTCAAAGCCGATTACATCATGCAGGACTCAGCACACCAAATGGACTTGGAAACCTTGAAGAAAACAGGGATCAAAAGAGAGGACTTTTATCAAATTTAGACCATTTAGAAAGCCTGCTTAACGCTATTAGAAACAACACCATAGCGAGTGAGCCTGACTTTAGATCCAGGCTCTTAGAAGCCATTCAAAACAACGAGCCTTTAAAAGATAGCCTTGTGGGGGCACAGCTCCTTAAAGACCCTACGACTAAAATCTTTTATGACAAATTCCAATTAAGAATCAGCCCTAAAAAAGTCTTAGAGATTTTAGAAAATCGCCTTAAAAAATCCATTGAAACAACGAATGAAACGCTAAACGCATTCAATGCACTGGATAGTCAAGCCATTGATTTAAACGCTATTTCTAATAGCGTAGGATTAAATCCCACACAAGAGAGAAAAATAACAGACAATAGCGTAGAGTTGAATAACGCGCAAGAACAAATCGCGCAAGAGCAAGACACGCAAGAAAACGCGCCAACCACGACAAAACAAGAAACACCAATTACGCCAGCTATCCCCCTTAATCCTAAAATAGATTTTAAACCGAGCGAAGAAGTTTTAATTAAGGGATCTAAAACTCGCTACAAGGCTAACATTAAAGCCATTGAGCTTTTAAAAGAATTGCAAGCCAAACAAGAGATCTTAAAAGGCGATTATTACGCCACTTTAAAAGAGCAAGAAATCCTAGCGCAATTTAGCGGATGGGGTGGGTTAGAAAGCTACTTTAAAAAGGCTCAACACCCTGAGGAATTTAAAGAATTAAACGCCTTACTCACTAAAGATGAATTCAGAACAGCTTATTTGAGCGCAAGAGACGCTTACTACACCCCTAAATTAGTTATTGATAGCATTTATCAGGCTTTAGATCAATTAGGGTTCAATAACGACAACCATCAAAAAGAAATCTTTGAACCCAGTTTAGGCACAGGCAAATTCATCGCTCATGCGCCAAGCGATAAGAATTACCGCTTTATGGGAACAGAATTAGATCCTATTAGCGCTAGTATTTCTAAATTCCTCTATCCTAATCAAGTCATCCAAAACACCGCTTTAGAAAACCACCAATTCTATCAAGACTACGATGCGTTTATTGGCAACCCTCCTTATGGCAATCATAAAATCTATAGCTCCAATGACAAAGAATTGAGTAACGAGAGTATTCATAATTACTTTTTAGGGAAAGCTATCAAAGAATTGAAAGATGATGGTATAGGAGCGTTTGTGGTGAGTTCTTGGTTTATGGATGCTAAAAACCCTAAAATGAGAGAACACATCGCAAAAAACGCCACTTTTTTAGGAGCGATAAGATTGCCTAATAGCGTGTTTAAAGGCACAGGAGCAGAAGTAACTAGCGACATTGTGTTTTTTAAAAAAGGCGTTGAAAAAACAACCAATCAAAGCTTCACTAAAGCTATGCCTTATTATGACAAGATCATTGATAGCTTGGATGATGACACCCTTTTTGCCTTACAAAACAACCGCTTTGATAGTTTTATCCCTAGCGATCAACTTAAGATTGTCAATGCGATTGCAAGCCATTTTGGTTTCAAACAAGAAAAATTGCAACGCTGGTATGAAAAAATAGACACCGCTAACTTTGGCTATAAAGAACAAGACTATGAGATCATCAAAGACTTCATGGATAAAGTTGGAAAGAACAATATCAATCTCAACGAACAAACCCTGAATGAATACTTCACCCACCACCCTGAAAACATTCTAGGGCATTTGAGTTTGGAAAAAACCCGCTATAGCTTTGAAACAAATGGCGAACAAATTTACAAATACGAGTTGCAAGCTTTAGAAGATAAAAGCTTAGATTTATCCCAAGCTCTCAATCAAGCGATAGAAAAATTGCCTAAAGATGTTTATAAATACCATAAGACTACCCTTAAAACAGACGCTCTCATCATTGATGCCAATAACGAACGCTATCAAGAAGTTCAAAAGCTAATCAAAAATTTAGAAAGGGGGGAATTAGTCAAGTGGGATAATCTTTATTTCCAACTAGAACAAAATAATGAAATGGGTATCTTTTTAAAGCCCACTAAAATCAACTCTAAAGTCCAAGATTCACGATTAAAAGCCTTTTTTAAAATTAAAGACGCTTTGAATGATTTAACGAGCGCGGAATTAAACCCCTTAAGCTCTGATTTAGAGCTAGAAAGTAAAAGAGTTAGGCTCAATCTTGTTTATGATGAATTTGTCAAGAAATTTGGCTATCTCAATGAGAATAAAAATCGTAAGGACATCAAACAAGATTTGTATGGCGCTAAAGTCTTAGGATTAGAAAAAGACTTTGAAAAAGAAATCACCCCTAGAAGCGCTAAAATGCAAAACATAGAGCCAAGGCAAGCTCAAGCTAAAAAAGCTCAAATCTTTTTTGAAAGGACTTTAAACCCTAAAAAAGAACTTATTATCACTAACGCTAAAGAGGCATTAATTGCAAGCATCAACCAAAAAGGGTGTTTGGACTTGCATTTCATTAGAGATCATTTCACAACCCAAAGCTTAGAAACCACGATTAAAGAACTTTTAGAGCAAAAACTGATTTATAAAGACCACAAGGATAATGGCGGCTATATTTTAGCGAACGATTATTTGAGCGGCAACGTGAAAAGAAAACTCAAAGAAGTTAAAGAAGCCATCAATCAAGGCGTGGAGAGATTAGAGGCTAATGTGAAAGATTTAGAGCTGATTATCCCTAAAGATTTGAAAGCCACTGAAATCATGGCTAATATCAACAGTCCTTGGATACCCACTCAGTATTTAGAAGAGTTTTTAATAGAATTGAGCGCTAACCATTATGAAAAGCAATACGGCGATAAAATGACAGATTACCAACTAGGCAATCTCAAAGAAGACATCAAAGTAGAACACCTAAGCGGCGCTTATGAAGTTTCTATTAGAAGTAATGAACTAAACGAGCTTTATGGCATCAGGCATAAAGACAAAGCGCATTCTTATAAAGCGCCTTTTGAAAGCCTTTTAAATAAAGTCTTAAACAACAAGGATTTGAGCGTTAAATACGCCCAAGTTGATCCTAATGACCCTAAAAAAGAAATCTTTATCACTGATGAAGAGCAAAGCAATCTCGCCAGACAAAAAGCAGAAGAATTGAAAGAAGCTTTTAAAGACTGGATTTATAAAGATTATACAAGAAGAACCCATTTAGAGCAAATCTATAATGACACTTTCAATAACTCTGTTTTAAAAACCTATGATGGCTCGCAATTAGAACTAGAGGGCTTTAACCAGTATATCAGCTTGCGCCCCCACCAAAAGAACGCTATTTTTAGAACCATCCAAGACAGGGCGGTGTGTTTAGACCATCAGGTTGGAGCAGGCAAGACTTTGTGCACTATAGCCAGTTGCATGGAACAAAAACGCATGGGATTAGTGAATAAAACGCTCATTGCCGTGCCTAACCATTTGACCAAGCAATGGGGCGATGAATTTTATAAGGCCTACCCTAACGCTAACGTGTTAGTTGTTGATAGCAAGGACACCACTGAAAAAGAAAGAGAACTTTTATTCAATCAAATCGCTAACAACAATTATGACGCTGTGATTATCGCGCACACCCATTTGGAATTGTTGTCTAACCCTAGAGGAATCATAGAAGAATTGAAAGAAGAAGAGCTAGTGAATGCCGAAAAAAACTTTGAAAGGCAAGAACTGGCTTATAAAAATAACCCTAGAGAAACTAAAAAACCCAATGAAAGAGCCTTTAAAAACAAACTGGATAAAATCCGCGCTAAATACGATGCGATTTTAGAAAAACAAGGCTCTCATATTGATATTAGTCAAATGGGGATTGACAATTTGATTGTGGATGAAGCCCACTTATTCAAAAATCTAGCCTTTGAAACTTCTATGGAAAAAATTGCAGGGCTTGGTAACCAACAAGGCTCTAATCGCACTAGAGATTTGTTTATTAAAACGCGCTACTTGCATCAAAACGATAAGAAAATCATGTTTTTAACCGGCACGCCTATAGCTAATTCCTTGAGTGAAATGTATCACTTGCAACGCTACCTAACCCCTGATGTGTTAAAAGAAAGAGGGTTAGAATTCTTTGATGATTGGGCTAAGACTTATGGGGAAGTGGTGAATGATTTTGAATTAGACACTTCCGCTCAAAGTTATAAAATGGTCAATCGCTTTTCTAAATTTAGCGATGTGCAAGGCTTAAGTGCCATGTATAGAGCTTTTGCGGACATTGTCTCTAATGATGATATTTTAAAGCATAACCCCCACTTTGTGCCTAAAGTGTATGGGGATAAACCTATCAATGTGGTGGTGAAAAGAAGCGAAGAAGTGGCTCAATTTATTGGCGTGGCTGATGAAAATGGCAAATATAATGAAGGCTCTATCATTGATAGGATGCAAAAATGCGAGGGCAAGAAAAGCCAAAAAGGGCAAGACAATATCCTTTCTTGCACCACAGACGCTAGAAAAGTGGCTTTGGATTACCGCTTGATTGACCCTAACGCTAAAGTAGAAAAAGAATTTTCTAAAAGCTATGCTATGGCAAAAAATATCTATGAGAATTATTTAGAAACTCATGCCACTAAAGGCACACAACTTGGTTTCATAGGGCTATCCACACCCAAAACCCATAGCCAAAAAGTGAGTTTAGAAGCGCTAGATAACGCTCACGAAACCGAAAACAAAAATCCCCTAGATGAAACTCAAGAACTTTTAGAGAGCTTGTCTAGTTATGATGAAAATGGCAATCTTATCGCTCCTAGCAAGAAAGAATTAGAGAACGAACTCAAAGAGAAAGGGGCTAAAAGCGTCAATTTAGATGAAGAGATAGCTAAAGGCTGTTCGTTTGATGTTTATAGCGATGTTTTGAGGCATTTAGTCCAAATGGGTATCCCACAAAATGAAATCGCTTTCATCCATGACGCTAAAACCGAAGAGCAAAAGCAGGATTTGTTTAAAAAGCTCAATCGTGGCGGAGTCAGGGTATTATTGGGCAGTCCCGCTAAAATGGGAGTAGGCACTAATATGCAAGAAAGATTAGTCGCTATGCATGAATTAGATTGCCCATGGAGACCTGATGAATTGTTGCAAATGGAAGGGCGTGGGATAAGACAAGGCAATATTTTGCACCAAAACGATCCTGAAAATTTTAGAATGAAAATCTATCGCTACGCCACTGAAAAAACTTATGATAGCCGTATGTGGCAAATCATAGAGACTAAATCTAAAGGCATAGAGCAATTTAGAAACGCGCACAAATTAGGCTTGAATGAATTAGAAGACTTTAATATGGGGAGTTCTAATGCGAGTGAGATGAAAGCAGAAGCGACAGGCAATCCCTTAATTATTGAAGAAGTCAAATTAAGAGCGGAGATTAAAAGCGAAGAGGCTAAATACAAAGCTTTCCATAAAGAAAATTATTTCAATGAAGAGAATTTGAAAAACAACTCTTCTAAATTAGATTATCTCAAACAGGAATTGAAAGATTTAGAAACGCTTCAAAGCTCCATAATAATCCCCACTCATACAGAGATCAAGCTCTATGATTTGAAAAATGAAGAGAGTAAGGATTATGAGCTTATCAAAGTTAAAGAAGTAGAGCCTTTAAAAGAAAATGCCTCTATGAGTGAAGAATTAACGCACAAAAAACTCAAAGAACAAAACAAGCAAATAGCCGAACAAAATAAAGAAAAGCTAGACGCTATTAAAAAGCAATTTGCAAGCAATTTGAACGACTTGTTTTTCAATGAGGAAAGAGATTGTAAGCTTTTAGAATACAAGGGCTTTGTGGTGAACGCTTATAAAACTAAGTATCAAGTGGAATTTAGTTTAAGCCCTAAAGACAATCCCAATATTGCCTATAGCCCTAGCAATATGGTTTATAAAAACGATACTAACCAACTGTTTAGCTCTTATAATTTCTGCGCTGAGATCAAATTTGATGGGTTTTTAAAGAGATTGGATAACGCTATCACTAAACTCCCTGAAAAAATCAAGGAATTAGAAAACTCCATTGAAACCACTCAAGAAAATATCGCTAAATACACAAGATTAGTGGAGCAAAAACCTTCTTACCCACGACTAGAATACTTGCAAGCGTTAAAATGGGATCATAAAACTTTAATAGATGATTTAGCTAAAATGAGCAAAGACAGAGATTATAAGCCTGTGTTCAACCCTAAATCTAAAGAAGTCTTAGAGAAAATGAACGCTGAAAAAAGAGCGAGTTTAGTGGATGAGAGTAAAGAGCAAGGGGTTAAGGGGAACACAAAGAGCCATGATGAAATAGAGCTAGCTACAGAACAAGTGATTGAAAAAGAAATAGAAAAAGGAGCTGAAATTATCTATTCTAAGGAAGTTGCAACCACTAATAATGTTGATTACTACAAGAACGAACAAGAAGTGGAAATTACTAAATCAAGGGGTAGAAGATGA
- the tnpA gene encoding IS200/IS605 family transposase, with the protein MNKDRGMRKNHYPLRGYIPTNRSKHNLKAHLILVCKYRKKLLQGDLNNFIKSVIDEIATQSNLIIIAMESDIDHLHLMVQYIPRMSISSIIAKIKQITTYRVWRDKRFIPLLQKHFWKEKTFWTDGFFACSIGEANPETIKAYIENQG; encoded by the coding sequence ATGAATAAGGATAGAGGAATGAGGAAAAACCATTATCCATTAAGGGGGTATATTCCAACCAACAGAAGTAAGCATAATCTAAAAGCCCATTTGATTTTAGTGTGTAAATACAGAAAAAAGTTATTGCAAGGGGATTTGAATAACTTTATTAAGTCTGTTATAGATGAGATAGCCACCCAAAGCAATCTCATTATCATTGCGATGGAAAGCGATATAGATCATTTGCACTTAATGGTTCAATATATCCCTAGAATGTCTATTAGTTCCATTATTGCTAAAATCAAACAAATCACTACTTATAGAGTTTGGCGCGATAAAAGATTTATCCCCTTATTGCAAAAACACTTTTGGAAAGAAAAAACTTTTTGGACTGATGGATTTTTTGCTTGCTCTATCGGTGAGGCTAACCCTGAAACGATCAAGGCGTATATAGAAAATCAAGGTTAG
- a CDS encoding RNA-guided endonuclease InsQ/TnpB family protein: MLNAIKFRIYPNAQQKELISKHFGCSRVVYNYFLDYRQKQYAKGIKETYFTMQKVLTQIKRQEKYHYLNECNSQSLQMALRQLVSAYDNFFSKRARYPKFKSKKNAKQSFAIPQNIEIKTETQTIALPKFKEGIKAKLHRDLPKDSVIKQAFISCIADQYFCSLSYETKEPIPNPTIIKKAVGLDMGLRTLIVTSDKIEYPHIRFYQKLEKKLTKAQRRLSKKVKGSNNRKKQAKKVSRLHLACSNTRDDYLHKISNEITNQYDLIGVETLNIKALMKTYHSKSLANASWGKFLTMLEYKAQRKGKTLLGIDRFFPSSQLCSYCGVNTGKKHERITKFTCPHCKTTHHRDYNASVNIRNYALGMLDDRHKVKTDKARVGIIRSDYTHHTNECVKACGASSNGVSSKYGNILDLASYGAMKQEKAQSL; this comes from the coding sequence TTGCTTAACGCTATCAAGTTTAGAATTTATCCTAACGCCCAACAAAAAGAATTGATTTCTAAACATTTTGGCTGTTCTAGAGTCGTGTATAACTACTTTTTAGATTACCGGCAAAAGCAATACGCAAAAGGCATTAAAGAAACTTACTTCACCATGCAAAAAGTCTTAACCCAAATCAAGCGGCAAGAAAAATACCATTATCTCAATGAATGCAATTCTCAAAGCTTGCAAATGGCGTTAAGACAGCTGGTGAGCGCTTATGATAATTTCTTCAGTAAAAGAGCGAGATACCCTAAATTCAAATCCAAGAAAAACGCTAAACAATCTTTTGCAATCCCTCAAAACATAGAAATCAAAACAGAAACTCAAACCATCGCTCTCCCTAAATTCAAAGAGGGCATTAAGGCTAAATTACACAGAGACTTGCCTAAAGATAGCGTTATCAAACAGGCTTTTATTTCTTGCATAGCGGATCAATATTTTTGTTCTCTATCCTATGAAACTAAAGAGCCTATCCCTAACCCCACCATTATCAAAAAAGCGGTAGGTTTAGACATGGGCTTAAGAACGCTCATTGTTACAAGCGATAAAATAGAATACCCACACATTCGCTTTTATCAAAAATTAGAAAAGAAACTCACTAAAGCGCAAAGGAGGTTGAGTAAAAAAGTAAAAGGTTCCAACAACAGGAAAAAACAAGCTAAAAAGGTATCCAGATTGCATTTAGCTTGTTCAAACACTAGAGATGACTACTTGCATAAAATCAGTAATGAGATAACCAATCAATACGATTTGATAGGAGTAGAAACTTTGAATATTAAAGCTCTTATGAAAACCTATCATTCTAAAAGCCTTGCTAATGCGAGTTGGGGGAAATTCCTTACTATGTTGGAATACAAAGCCCAAAGAAAAGGCAAAACCCTATTAGGCATAGACAGATTTTTCCCTAGCTCTCAATTATGTTCTTATTGTGGGGTCAATACAGGCAAAAAACATGAAAGAATCACTAAATTCACTTGTCCTCATTGTAAAACCACACACCACAGAGATTATAATGCGAGCGTCAATATCAGAAACTACGCTTTAGGCATGCTAGATGATAGGCATAAAGTAAAGACAGATAAAGCTAGGGTAGGGATTATCCGAAGCGATTACACTCATCACACTAATGAGTGTGTCAAAGCTTGTGGAGCTTCCTCTAACGGGGTTAGTTCTAAATATGGAAACATATTGGATCTAGCTAGTTATGGAGCTATGAAGCAAGAAAAAGCCCAATCGCTTTAG